TCTTCCTCTCATCAACTCTGACCCGAATGTGGGAGTTGGTTACGGGGCGCGAGTGCTCTATTTTTACAACGGGGAAAAGAAATCCCCCATGTTTGAATACACACCTTATCGGGTTCGGGTATTTGCTCAGTACTTCAATACGACCAAACGGGCTCCCTACCACCAATTGAGTATCGATGCACCGTATATCTTTGATACCAAGTGGAGACTCCGTGCGGATTTAGTTTATGAGCGAAATCCAAACTCTCTTTTCTTCGGAGTCGGGGAAAATACCCTCCAACCACTTTCTTACCTAGAAAGGAACGATCCCAACGGCCAAATTAGAAGAAACGCTCCTTTTGCCGATTATGAAGACAATTTAAACTATCGCCGGCCTGGTGATGCGGGAGCTGGAGAAGCTCCGATTGTCAGTGACCATAGATACAATCGTTACGACATCGAAAATCCTAACTTTAGCACTTCGGGTGAATACTCGTTCTTCGGTGGTACACTTCGTACGGTGACGGGTGTTCGTCTATCGAAACAAATCATTCGAACTTATGACGGAAGGTATAACAATGCGCAGTTAGGTCCAGCCGATGGAATTTTAGGTCTTTTAGATGTCGATCGCACTTTTGGAACGCCACAAGGGGAAACCAAATTAACTCGTGAGGATAAAGATGGAAAGATCAAAGGTATTAACGGTGGTTATACCAATACGGTTCGTGCTGGGATTGTGTATGATACACGTGACTTCGAACCAGATCCAAACCGTGGATTGTTCCTAGAATACACTCATGAACGTTCCACAAAAGCCATTGGATCAACATCTGAATTCAATAAAAACTTGGTATCAGGACGTATTTTCATCAGTCCCGTCCAATGGTTCACTAGCAAACCTCCAGAGATTTTGGAAAAGTTTGTTCTGGCAGCTCGGGGAACAATGATTCAAACCAATGGGGATGCGCCGTTTTACGAATACAGAAATATGTGGGGAACGGAAACCAACCAATCCGGTCTTGGTGGTAGGACTACGATTCGCGGTTATAAACAAGATCGTTTCGTCGGTCAAACCATGGCATTTGCTAACTTTGAAATTCGTTGGAAGTTTGCAGAAGCAGAATTTGGTGGACAACACTTTGACTTTCAATTGGTTCCATTTTATGATGTGGGGCGAGTATGGGATCGCACAGAAGATGCGAACCTAAAGAACTACAAACACTCTAGAGGTATCGGTCTACGAATTCCTTGGAACCAAGCAACTGTTATCTATTTTGATCATGCGATTTCGAATGAAGATAGACAAACATTCATTAACTTTAACCATATTTTTTAGGAGAGCAGAGCTTATGAAAGTAATTCAATATTGTTTCGCTCTTTTGGTCTTATCTTTTTTCATGAACTGTGAAATGAAACCTGTAGAGGATATCTACGGTTTAAGCCCGGAAGAAACCAACCAACTGATCGCGGGGATCCTTGCAAACCAAAGTCTCAGAGACAACGGAAATGGAACCATCACGGACACTGTGGCCAATTTAGTTTGGCAAAAATGTACACATGGTCAAGTGTATCGTTCAGGATTTAACGATTGTTTAGGAGCACCTCAAGGTTCTATTTTCAATCCGTATGATTCTGCACGGGCGGGAGCCGCTCAAGTTGCTTTCTGTGATTCGAAAACACACGCTTGTAATTCGGTTTCGTACCCACAATTGTTACAAGGTTTTTCGTCTATTGCGGTGACTGGATCGAGTGAGTTGTATGGCGCTTGTCAGAATAGCAATTATTTAGGCGCTACATGGCGAGTTCCCACTGTGTTAGAATACCAAAGGTTGGTGATTCCAGGTAGGGCAGCCACCCTCCAATTTTTCCCTTCCACTCAGGAAGAAGATTATTGGACTGCTTGGTCTAACAGCGATGACATCCCAGGGGAAACTGCATTTGCCATTTCCTTTGAGAGACAATCGTATGGAGTCCAACGATCCGTTGTAAAAACACAAAGGAATTATGTCCGTTGTGTGCGAACGGGCCCATAAACACTCGATTTAAAGATTTTCTCCCACTCTCCTGATCTTTCAGGAGAGTTTTCGCTTTTCAAAAAACCAATTTCCTACTAATATTTTCTGATAACAAACCGAAGTACCCATTAGGTGGTGAGGTTTCCATGAGAATTGACGAGTCTCCATTCAGCCGTATGAATGTAGATCTTTTAAAAGATCGCCGGGTGAACTATGCCGGTCATGGACAATTGGAAAGTGCCCCAGAATCCCTCTCAGCCTTACATGTCATTTCGCATGAACTCGGACATGCAGCCGAGTTCAAAAACGAAGCCTTCCGTGAAGGGCGAGATGTACAATCTGTCCAAGTAAAAATCAATTATGAGCTCCGAGATGGTCGAATGGTAGCTGTGAGCGGGGAAACTCATGCAGTCACTCGCCCAAAAGCGAAATCGGAAGAAGATCCCGCACTGACTCCTTACTCAGATGGGAAGTCCCTAAAGGATCTTTTTCAGTTGAAAGAGGATGAAGATAAAAAACCCAATTCGAAAGATAAAACCAAATTAAATCCCAAGGAGTTAATGCAAAAATCTCATGAAAAAGAATTGGAATCTAAAATTAAAGAACTCGAAACTCGACTTGAATCTGAAAAAACAAAAAAGTCATCATCGGATGTTCATTCGGCAGAACAATTGAAAGAAATTGAATCAGAAAAAAAACGTTTGGAAGAAGAAGTGAGACTGATCCGAGTCAAAGAACAATTGAAAGAAACGTTTGCTCTACTCACAGACTTTCGAAAAATGATGACTTCTAATTTGTTTGGAATGATGAACATTCAAACCGAATCTAATTCAGGTAATTACTTAGACACCTTTGTTTGATCTATCATATTTTCTACTATAAACTCACGTAACTCTCCCACACCCCTTCCTGTCGTAGCTGAAAGATAAAATACTCGAAACGGAATTCCAATTTCATTCATTGCTGATTCCATTTCTGTACGAACTCGGTGTTGTTCACTTTGATTTAGTTTATCTATTTTTGTCCGGACCACCACGGGTTTGATTTTTTTCTCCATGGCAACTTCAATCGTAGAAAGTTCTTC
The sequence above is drawn from the Leptospira sp. WS4.C2 genome and encodes:
- a CDS encoding DUF5982 domain-containing protein, producing the protein MYNHILRSFTLLLFFSFFHGVFGQERQPRTDLPFEISEKKRLSERDFKNKKEGGYFTGLPLINSDPNVGVGYGARVLYFYNGEKKSPMFEYTPYRVRVFAQYFNTTKRAPYHQLSIDAPYIFDTKWRLRADLVYERNPNSLFFGVGENTLQPLSYLERNDPNGQIRRNAPFADYEDNLNYRRPGDAGAGEAPIVSDHRYNRYDIENPNFSTSGEYSFFGGTLRTVTGVRLSKQIIRTYDGRYNNAQLGPADGILGLLDVDRTFGTPQGETKLTREDKDGKIKGINGGYTNTVRAGIVYDTRDFEPDPNRGLFLEYTHERSTKAIGSTSEFNKNLVSGRIFISPVQWFTSKPPEILEKFVLAARGTMIQTNGDAPFYEYRNMWGTETNQSGLGGRTTIRGYKQDRFVGQTMAFANFEIRWKFAEAEFGGQHFDFQLVPFYDVGRVWDRTEDANLKNYKHSRGIGLRIPWNQATVIYFDHAISNEDRQTFINFNHIF
- a CDS encoding DUF1566 domain-containing protein, producing MKVIQYCFALLVLSFFMNCEMKPVEDIYGLSPEETNQLIAGILANQSLRDNGNGTITDTVANLVWQKCTHGQVYRSGFNDCLGAPQGSIFNPYDSARAGAAQVAFCDSKTHACNSVSYPQLLQGFSSIAVTGSSELYGACQNSNYLGATWRVPTVLEYQRLVIPGRAATLQFFPSTQEEDYWTAWSNSDDIPGETAFAISFERQSYGVQRSVVKTQRNYVRCVRTGP